One window of Phycisphaeraceae bacterium genomic DNA carries:
- a CDS encoding DnaJ domain-containing protein has product MATDDLYAVLGVTRSASKDEIRKAYRTLARKYHPDLNKEPDAEEKFKKIQAAYEVLSDDQARERYDRGGIDALKGGRRAQSADGSVHFTWSTSGGGRPGAGFEGFFSDDDDLGSILNSIFGGRRAAKAGRGQQTSRNRWSGRQAPPQPAPAQEPHDLKVPFMAVAQGGKESIVLTGTRHDGSMWRKTLRVRIPAGIAEGQTLRIRDEDAGEVHIRIHSASHPLFRRDAEHGNPLDIVLDLPLTIAEAVFGAKVSVPTLEGMVDLTVPPSTQSGMRLRLRGRGIQSPDGKTGDMYVLVRLVAPDRSIMSAADAETLRRVCEQSPPPRTGSAWSGADARSDAEHEAKS; this is encoded by the coding sequence ATGGCAACCGATGACCTTTATGCAGTGCTTGGCGTGACCCGGTCCGCTTCGAAGGATGAGATTCGCAAGGCGTATCGCACACTTGCTCGAAAGTACCATCCTGATCTGAACAAGGAGCCGGATGCCGAGGAAAAGTTCAAAAAGATCCAGGCGGCGTATGAGGTGCTCTCCGATGATCAGGCGCGTGAGCGATATGACCGAGGTGGGATTGATGCGCTCAAGGGCGGTCGTCGAGCACAGTCGGCTGATGGCAGCGTCCACTTTACCTGGTCAACGTCGGGTGGTGGGAGGCCTGGCGCAGGATTCGAGGGTTTCTTCTCAGATGATGATGATCTCGGCTCGATTTTGAACTCTATCTTTGGAGGTCGAAGAGCTGCGAAGGCGGGTCGTGGACAGCAGACCAGTCGCAATCGCTGGTCTGGTCGACAGGCACCACCTCAGCCTGCGCCTGCACAGGAGCCGCATGATCTCAAGGTGCCGTTCATGGCTGTTGCGCAAGGCGGCAAAGAGTCCATTGTGCTCACGGGCACGAGGCATGATGGATCCATGTGGCGAAAGACACTCCGTGTTCGTATCCCGGCGGGCATTGCGGAAGGCCAGACGCTTCGGATCCGAGATGAGGATGCTGGTGAGGTGCATATTCGTATCCACAGTGCATCACACCCTTTGTTCCGACGCGATGCTGAACATGGGAACCCGTTGGATATTGTGCTTGATTTGCCTTTGACTATCGCTGAGGCCGTATTCGGGGCAAAGGTGTCCGTACCGACCCTTGAAGGCATGGTGGACCTGACTGTGCCTCCAAGTACGCAATCAGGCATGCGCCTCCGGCTGAGAGGTCGAGGGATTCAAAGTCCTGATGGGAAAACGGGTGACATGTACGTGCTGGTGAGGCTGGTAGCTCCTGACCGATCTATCATGTCAGCAGCAGATGCTGAGACCCTTCGGCGTGTTTGTGAACAGTCACCCCCACCCCGGACTGGTTCGGCTTGGAGCGGTGCTGATGCCCGGTCAGATGCGGAGCATGAAGCGAAGAGCTGA